In a genomic window of Brassica rapa cultivar Chiifu-401-42 chromosome A10, CAAS_Brap_v3.01, whole genome shotgun sequence:
- the LOC103846477 gene encoding polyribonucleotide nucleotidyltransferase 2, mitochondrial, which translates to MSSIVRRARSSSLPNFLAWRALGFRTICSGGLGIAPSSSPPASAGIKILESFKEEFEVGSRVVTLETGKIARFANGSVVLGMDETKVLSTVTCAKSKSPGDFLPLTVDYQEKMFAQGLIPNTYMRREGAPKERELLCGRLIDRPIRPLFPSGFYHEVQIMANVLSSDGKQDPDILAANAASTALMLSDVPWGGPIGVIRLGRIGGQIVVNPTMDELSSSDLHLIYACTRDKTMMIDVQAREITEKDLAAALRLAHPEAVKYIDPQIRLAAKAGKQKKEYKLSMLSEKTLEKVTDLAAERIESVFTDPSRGKFERGEALENIGKDVEKVFEEEGDQESLSILPKAVDTVRKKIVRSRMISEGFRVDGRHLDEVRPIYCESHHLPALHGSALFSRGDTQVLCTITLGAPGDAQRLDSLVGPPKKKFMLHYTFPPFCTDEVGKKLGLNRREVGHGTLAEKALLAVMPPEEDFPYTVRINSEVMASDGSTSMASVCGGSMALMDAGISLRAHVAGVSVGLVTDVDPSSGEIKDYRIVTDILGLEDHLGDMDFKIAGTRTGVTASQLDIKPAGIPLDIVCESLENARKARLQILDHMEREINSPRDQQCRLATLKYTNDALRNLIGPMGALKRKIEEETGARLSIDDGTLTIVAKNQAVMDKAQEKVDYIIGREIVVGGVYKGTVTSIKEYGAFVEFNGGQQGLLHMSELSHEPVSKVSDVLHIGKYITMMCIDTDVRGNIKLSLKALLPKPTSRPEKLPVVKEAVSVETSSFGETVASLPSVVEPPQKSKLAVPAVVIRTAVECDEAEKSSSVDKNTKPKRAATVKPDRKPKSTASKQTVKEDETLNSTATEESRDDCGDTLTQDDKLKCTSLENNSNIVSSSKGKKPSRKEKQSDNEAGESPSISARKLKIGTEMTAKVHQIRTHGLVLDLGGGIRGMYKFEGDEETEFEIGDTLQVKCTSFSSKGIPVMALVDEEDV; encoded by the exons atGTCATCGATCGTGAGACGAGCTAGGTCATCTTCTCTTCCGAACTTCCTCGCATGGCGTGCTCTGGGCTTTCGCACCATCTGCTCCGGCGGATTGGGCATCGCGCCGTCTAGCTCGCCGCCGGCCTCCGCGGGAATCAAAATTCTGGAGTCGTTCAAGGAGGAGTTCGAAGTCGGGTCTCGCGTGGTGACGCTCGAGACGGGGAAGATCGCTCGCTTCGCAAATGGCTCCGTCGTGCTGGGGATGGACGAGACCAAAGTTCTCTCCACCGTGACTTGTGCTAAGTCCAAATCTCCTGGAGATTTCTTGCCTCTCACT GTTGATTATCAAGAGAAGATGTTCGCTCAAGGTTTGATTCCTAATACGTATATGAGAAGAGAAGGTGCACCTAAAGAGAGGGAACTGTTATGTGGCCGCCTTATTGATAGGCCAATCAGACCATTGTTTCCTTCTGGCTTTTACCATGAGGTTCAG ATAATGGCAAATGTTCTGTCATCAGATGGGAAGCAGGATCCAGATATACTTGCAGCTAATGCAGCATCGACTGCGCTGATGCTGTCGGATGTTCCATGGGGAGGACCCATTGGAGTCATCAGGTTAGGAAGGATAGGTGGGCAGATTGTTGTGAATCCAACTATGGATGAG CTTAGCTCAAGTGATCTTCATTTGATATACGCTTGCACAAGGGATAAAACTATGATGATTGACGTTCAAGCCCGTGAAATCACTGAGAAAGATCTTGCAGCTGCTCTGAGACTTGCTCATCCAGAG GCTGTTAAGTACATTGATCCCCAAATTAGATTGGCTGCGAAAGCTGGGAAACAAAAGAAGGAGTATAAATTGTCCATGCTTTCTGAGAAAACTTTAGAAAAAGTGACTGACTTGGCTGCAGAGCGTATTGAATCCGTCTTTACCGATCCTTCACGTGGCAAG TTTGAACGTGGAGAGGCTCTAGAGAACATTGGAAAAGATGTGGAAAAAGTATTTGAAGAAGAGGGCGATCAAGAAAGCTTGAGCATACTTCCAAAGGCTGTTGATACAGTGAGAAAGAAG ATAGTTCGTTCAAGGATGATATCAGAGGGATTTCGGGTCGACGGCAGACATCTTGATGAAGTTAGGCCCATCTATTGTGAATCGCATCACCTGCCTGCGTTGCATGGGTCAGCACTTTTCTCACGTGGAGACACTCAG GTGCTCTGTACTATCACACTTGGAGCCCCAGGAGATGCACAAAGGTTGGATTCTCTTGTTGGCCCACCGAAGAAGAAATTTATGCTTCACTATACCTTTCCTCCGTTTTGTACAGATGAAGTTGGAAAAAAACTAGGCCTTAACCGGCGTGAAGTTGGTCATG GAACACTTGCTGAAAAGGCATTGCTTGCAGTCATGCCCCCTGAAGAAGATTTTCCTTATACAGTTCGTATAAATTCAGAAGTTATGGCTTCAGATGGATCCACGTCTATGGCAAGCGTTTGTGGAG GCAGCATGGCGTTAATGGATGCCGGAATTTCTCTGCGAGCTCATGTTGCAGGAGTCTCCGTTGGTCTTGTCACTGACGTTGATCCATCAAGTGGAGAAATTAAAGACTACCGTATAGTAACCGATATATTG GGTTTAGAAGATCATCTCGGAGATATGGATTTCAAGATTGCCGGCACACGAACTGGTGTGACGGCAAGTCAACTGGATATCAAGCCAGCTggaataccattggacatagttTGTGAATCATTAGAAAATGCACGTAAAGCCCGTCTTCAGATTCTTGACCATATGGAGAGAGAAATTAATTCCCCACGAGACCAGCAATGCCGGCTAG CAACTTTGAAGTACACCAACGATGCACTTCGTAACTTGATCGGACCTATGGGTGCCCTCAAGAGGAAGATTGAAGAGGAAACAG GTGCAAGGTTGTCTATTGATGATGGAACATTAACTATTGTTGCCAAGAATCAGGCTGTGATGGACAAGGCTCAAGAAAAG GTTGACTACATCATTGGTCGCGAAATAGTTGTTGGTGGCGTGTACAAAGGCACAGTAACATCTATAAAAGAGTACGGAGCATTTGTTGAGTTCAATGGTGGTCAACAAGGCCTACTACATATGTCTGAGTTATCTCATGAACCA GTATCCAAGGTTTCAGATGTATTACATATTGGCAAGTACATAACTATGATGTGCATAGACACCGATGTCCGTGGTAACATAAAGTTATCTCTCAAAGCACTGTTACCCAAACCAACATCTCGTCCTGAAAAACTCCCGGTGGTGAAAGAGGCAGTCTCCGTAGAAACGTCTAGTTTTGGGGAGACAGTTGCAAGCCTTCCCAGTGTCGTGGAGCCACCTCAGAAATCTAAATTAGCTGTTCCTGCAGTTGTCATCCGTACTGCTGTGGAGTGTGATGAGGCAGAGAAATCTTCTTCTGTGGACAAGAACACTAAACCTAAACGCGCAGCAACAGTGAAGCCAGACCGGAAACCCAAATCCACTGCCTCTAAACAGACCGTGAAGGAAGATGAGACACTCAACTCCACTGCTACTGAAGAAAGTCGGGATGACTGTGGTGACACACTGACGCAAGACGATAAACTCAAATGCACTTCTCTTGAAAACAATTCTAACATAGTATCATCTTCAAAAGGTAAGAAACCCTCTAGGAAGGAGAAACAATCAGATAACGAGGCTGGAGAGAGTCCATCGATTAGTGCCCGGAAACTGAAAATAGGAACAGAAATGACAGCCAAAGTCCACCAGATTCGAACGCATGGACTGGTTCTTGATCTAGGTGGTGGAATCCGCGGTATGTACAAATTCGAG GGCGATGAGGAGACAGAGTTTGAGATTGGAGACACATTGCAGGTGAAATGTACAAGTTTTAGCAGTAAAGGAATCCCTGTGATGGCTTTGGTTGATGAAGAAGATGTTTAA
- the LOC103846479 gene encoding glycosyltransferase BC10: protein MMKKKASQQKLRSRWKRNLFATLIFAFCLGSFVYFQARYIGITASLKPRLDQKPQIAFLFIARNRLPLEFVWDAFFLGEDGKFSIYVHSRPGFVLSEATTQSKYFLNRQVTDSIQVEWGEATMIEAERVLLRHALRDPFNHRFVFLSDSCIPLYSFSYTYNYIMSTATSFVDSFADTKDKRYNPRMNPVIHVDNWRKGSQWVVLNRKHAEIVVNDTIVLPMFQQHCRRKSLPEFWRDRPVPAEGWKEHNCIPDEHYVQTLLAQKGVDSELTRRSLTHSAWDLTSTKSNERRGWHPMTYKFSDATPHLIQSIKGIDNINYETEYRREWCTSKGKPAPCFLFARKFTRPAALRLLRESILLKDKEQDS from the exons atgatgaagaagaaggcgtcGCAGCAGAAGCTGAGGTCCAGATGGAAGAGGAACCTATTCGCCACGTTGATCTTCGCTTTCTGCTTGGGGAGCTTCGTCTACTTCCAAGCTCGTTACATCGGAATCACCGCGTCGCTCAAGCCTCGTCTCGATCAGAAACCTCAGATCGCATTCCTCTTCATCGCGAGGAATCGTCTCCCTCTCGAGTTCGTCTGGGATGCCTTCTTTCTG GGTGAGGATGGCAAGTTCTCTATATATGTACACTCTAGACCTGGATTCGTCCTCAGCGAGGCTACTACTCAATCCAAGTACTTCTTGAATCGTCAAGTTACTGATAGTATACAG GTGGAGTGGGGAGAGGCAACCATGATTGAAGCAGAGCGTGTGTTGCTCAGACATGCACTTAGAGATCCGTTTAATCAccgttttgtttttctttctgatAG CTGCATACCTCTGTACAGTTTCAGCTACACGTATAACTACATCATGTCAACAGCAACTAGTTTCGTTGATAG CTTTGCGGATACAAAAGATAAGCGTTATAATCCTAGAATGAATCCCGTAATTCATGTTGATAACTGGAGAAAAGGATCACAG TGGGTCGTTCTGAATAGAAAACACGCAGAGATTGTGGTGAACGATACCATCGTCTTGCCTATGTTTCAGCAGCATTGCAGG CGGAAATCACTTCCAGAGTTTTGGCGAGATCGTCCTGTA CCAGCTGAAGGTTGGAAGGAACACAACTGTATACCTGATGAGCACTACGTTCAGACACTGCTAGCT CAAAAGGGTGTCGATAGCGAACTCACAAGACGGTCATTAACACACTCAGCTTGGGACCTTACTTCAACTAAAAGTAATGAACGTCGTGGATGGCATCCTATGACTTACAAGTTTTCCGATGCTACTCCTCACCTCATACAGTCTATTAAG GGAATCGACAATATCAACTATGAGACGGAATACAGGCGAGAATGGTGTACTAGTAAAGGGAAACCGGCACCGTGTTTCCTCTTTGCACGGAAGTTCACTCGTCCCGCCGCTCTCCGCCTCCTCCGTGAG TCTATCTTGTTGAAGGACAAAGAGCAAGACAGTTAA